From Nycticebus coucang isolate mNycCou1 chromosome 6, mNycCou1.pri, whole genome shotgun sequence, the proteins below share one genomic window:
- the SNX19 gene encoding sorting nexin-19 isoform X4, with the protein MKAESVPRFQQTPVESSSSFSNLLSSWKLMAMGLLLGWLLVIHLLINVWLLCLLSALLLVLGGWLGSSAIEGASGRLHLERFISVSPCRPCPDAERQLEQEINCTIKMIIRDFVLSWYRSVSQEPAFEKELEAAMKGLVQELRRRMSMVDSQAVAQSVLTLCGCHLQSYIQAKEATVGKQSGPVEPSQLWEAYCRATAPHPAVHSPRAEVNYTRGIVNLLLQELVPKPHLETRTGRHVVVELITCNVILPLISRLSDPDWIHLIVVGILSKARSPAQVVRPLCPPSALEQPSVPTSLPLIAEVEHLQGGRSPSPVAAPVYLSCSEPEGPSGHSPEIEEGHEAVEGDVGGISEERKVGNNSSHFLQPDIRGPLFLCEDSELESPLSELSKETIMLMTPGNFLSDRIQDALCALEGSQALEPKDGEGSEVNEGAEAEEGPRTETGLLVSMLHSCPEIQIDTVDKEAEEGGGTSLAALLEEPEKTCPPRPSCLEKDLTSDVSTLDPSLPPVLLPSSPPGPLSSSTFSFEPLSSPDGPIVIQNLRITGTITAREHSGTGFHPYTLYTVKYETALDGENSSGLQQLAYHTVNRRYREFLNLQTRLEEKPDLRKFIKNVKGPKKLFPDLPFGNMDSDRVEARKSLLESFLKQLCAIPEIANSEEVQEFLALNTDARIAFVKKPFMVSRIDKIVVSAIVDTLKTAFPRSEPQSPTEDLSEAETESKPQTEGKKGSKSRLRFSSSKIAPAVNATEAHGQVLYCVQEGNAESGILSMSGMLSFIEKQTKLLEMEPADLAEKDPEQTSKTCTDSYLSDATRPAQDVHSSDLGTETELADTALDLLFLLLMEQWKWLCTENMQKFLRLIFGTLVQRVLGLHRSVSEGSLEDREELGIL; encoded by the exons ATGAAGGCAGAGTCTGTGCCCCGGTTCCAGCAGACCCCAGTTGAGTCCAGCTCTAGCTTCAGTaatctcttgagtagctggaagcTGATGGCTATGGGGCTCTTGCTTGGCTGGCTCCTGGTTATCCATCTTCTGATCAATGTATGGCTTCTGTGCCTTCTGTCTGCATTGCTACTGGTGCTAGGGGGGTGGCTGGGTTCCAGTGCCATTGAGGGGGCTTCAGGTCGCCTGCACCTGGAGCGCTTCATCTCAGTGTCCCCCTGCCGTCCATGCCCTGACGCGGAAAGGCAGCTGGAGCAGGAGATCAACTGCACCATCAAGATGATTATTCGGGATTTTGTGTTATCCTGGTATCGTTCTGTAAGCCAGGAGCCAGCCTTCGAGAAAGAGCTGGAGGCAGCTATGAAAGGGTTGGTCCAGGAGCTTCGGAGGAGGATGAGCATGGTAGATAGTCAAGCTGTTGCCCAGAGTGTTCTGACTCTTTGTGGTTGTCACCTGCAAAGCTACATTCAGGCAAAGGAGGCCACTGTAGGAAAGCAAAGTGGTCCAGTGGAGCCATCCCAACTCTGGGAGGCTTACTGCCGGGCCACTGCCCCACATCCAGCTGTGCACAGCCCCAGGGCTGAAGTCAACTACACACGTGGCATTGTGAATCTGTTACTGCAGGAGCTAGTGCCCAAGCCCCACTTGGAGACTCGGACTGGACGTCACGTAGTGGTTGAACTAATTACTTGCAATGTTATCTTACCACTGATCAGCAGGCTGTCAGATCCTGACTGGATCCACCTTATAGTCGTAGGTATCCTTTCCAAGGCCAGAAGTCCAGCACAAGTGGTTAGGCCGCTCTGCCCACCCAGTGCCCTGGAACAGCCCTCAGTGCCCACATCTCTGCCACTGATTGCTGAGGTGGAACATCTGCAGGGAGGGAGATCCCCTTCCCCAGTAGCAGCCCCAGTGTACCTAAGCTGCAGTGAGCCAGAGGGGCCTTCAGGCCACTCCCCAGAGATTGAAGAAGGCCATGAAGCTGTAGAAGGAGATGTGGGTGGAAtatctgaagaaagaaaagtaggaaaCAATTCATCTCATTTCCTACAGCCAGATATTCGAGGCCCCTTGTTCTTATGTGAAGACTCAGAGCTGGAGTCTCCACTCTCtgaactgagcaaagaaaccatCATGCTCATGACTCCAGGCAACTTCCTCTCTGACAGGATTCAGGATGCCCTGTGTGCCCTCGAGGGTTCCCAGGCTCTGGAGCCCAAGGATGGTGAGGGATCTGAAGTCAATGAAGGAGCAGAAGCTGAAGAGGGGCCAAGGACAGAGACAGGCCTGCTGGTCTCCATGCTGCACTCCTGCCCAGAGATCCAGATTGACACAGTGGACAAGGAAGCAGAGGAAGGTGGCGGCACCTCTCTTGCAGCGTTGCTGGAGGAGCCGGAAAAGACCTGCCCCCCACGACCCTCATGCCTAGAGAAGGATCTCACCAGTGATGTGAGCACCCTCGACCCTAGTCTGCCACCGGTTCtgcttccctcctctccacctggGCCTCTTAGTTCATCCACCTTCAGCTTTGAGCCTCTGAGCAGTCCAGATGGCCCAATTGTCATACAGAACCTTCGAATCACTGGCACCATTACTGCCCGAGAGCACAGTGGCACTGGATTCCACCCATACACACTCTACACTGTGAAG TACGAGACAGCCCTCGATGGTGAGAACAGCAGTGGTCTGCAGCAGCTGGCCTACCACACCGTGAATCGCCGCTACCGCGAGTTCCTAAATCTGCAGACCCGTCTGGAGGAGAAGCCGGATCTGCGAAAGTTCATCAAAA atgTGAAGGGTCCTAAAAAGCTCTTCCCAGATCTTCCATTTGGAAACATGGATAGCGACAGAGTAGAAGCCCGTAAGAGTCTCCTGGAATCATTCTTAAAG caactctGTGCCATTCCTGAGATCGCTAACAGTGAGGAGGTACAGGAGTTCCTTGCTCTGAACACTGATGCTCGGATTGCCTTTGTCAAGAAACCATTCATGGTCTCTAGAATAGACAAG ATAGTGGTGAGTGCCATAGTGGACACCTTGAAGACAGCATTTCCTCGCTCTGAACCACAGAGCCCGACCGAGGACCTGAGTGAGGCTGAGACGGAAAGCAAGCCCCAGACAGAAGGCAAAAAGGGCAGCAA GTCCAGACTGAGGTTCTCATCCAGTAAAATTGCTCCCGCAGTAAATGCGACTGAAGCCCACGGTCAGGTTCTCTACTGTGTCCAAGAAGGCAATGCG GAGTCAGGGATCCTGTCCATGTCTGGGATGTTATCCTTCATTGAAAAACAGACAAAGTTACTGGAAATGGAGCCAGCAGACCTCGCAGAAAAAGATCCTGAACAAACGTCCAAAACATGTACAGACAGTTACTTGTCAGATGCAACCAGGCCAGCCCAAGATGTCCACAGCAGTGATCTAG GAACAGAAACAGAGTTAGCCGACACAGCCCTGGATCTGCTGTTCTTGCTGTTGATGGAACAGTGGAAATGGCTGTGCACTGAAAACATGCAGAAATTTCTGCGTCTTATCTTTGGGACCCTGGTTCAGAG AGTCCTAGGGCTGCACAGGAGTGTGTCAGAGGGCAGCTTAGAAGACAGGGAGGAGCTGGGCATCCTGTGA
- the SNX19 gene encoding sorting nexin-19 isoform X3, producing the protein MKAESVPRFQQTPVESSSSFSNLLSSWKLMAMGLLLGWLLVIHLLINVWLLCLLSALLLVLGGWLGSSAIEGASGRLHLERFISVSPCRPCPDAERQLEQEINCTIKMIIRDFVLSWYRSVSQEPAFEKELEAAMKGLVQELRRRMSMVDSQAVAQSVLTLCGCHLQSYIQAKEATVGKQSGPVEPSQLWEAYCRATAPHPAVHSPRAEVNYTRGIVNLLLQELVPKPHLETRTGRHVVVELITCNVILPLISRLSDPDWIHLIVVGILSKARSPAQVVRPLCPPSALEQPSVPTSLPLIAEVEHLQGGRSPSPVAAPVYLSCSEPEGPSGHSPEIEEGHEAVEGDVGGISEERKVGNNSSHFLQPDIRGPLFLCEDSELESPLSELSKETIMLMTPGNFLSDRIQDALCALEGSQALEPKDGEGSEVNEGAEAEEGPRTETGLLVSMLHSCPEIQIDTVDKEAEEGGGTSLAALLEEPEKTCPPRPSCLEKDLTSDVSTLDPSLPPVLLPSSPPGPLSSSTFSFEPLSSPDGPIVIQNLRITGTITAREHSGTGFHPYTLYTVKYETALDGENSSGLQQLAYHTVNRRYREFLNLQTRLEEKPDLRKFIKNVKGPKKLFPDLPFGNMDSDRVEARKSLLESFLKQLCAIPEIANSEEVQEFLALNTDARIAFVKKPFMVSRIDKIVVSAIVDTLKTAFPRSEPQSPTEDLSEAETESKPQTEGKKGSKSRLRFSSSKIAPAVNATEAHGQVLYCVQEGNAESGILSMSGMLSFIEKQTKLLEMEPADLAEKDPEQTSKTCTDSYLSDATRPAQDVHSSDLGTETELADTALDLLFLLLMEQWKWLCTENMQKFLRLIFGTLVQRFCSRNPWSEQMSTELGSSPGVATTTPYQQTFDFLPWGHHLGILGSQCL; encoded by the exons ATGAAGGCAGAGTCTGTGCCCCGGTTCCAGCAGACCCCAGTTGAGTCCAGCTCTAGCTTCAGTaatctcttgagtagctggaagcTGATGGCTATGGGGCTCTTGCTTGGCTGGCTCCTGGTTATCCATCTTCTGATCAATGTATGGCTTCTGTGCCTTCTGTCTGCATTGCTACTGGTGCTAGGGGGGTGGCTGGGTTCCAGTGCCATTGAGGGGGCTTCAGGTCGCCTGCACCTGGAGCGCTTCATCTCAGTGTCCCCCTGCCGTCCATGCCCTGACGCGGAAAGGCAGCTGGAGCAGGAGATCAACTGCACCATCAAGATGATTATTCGGGATTTTGTGTTATCCTGGTATCGTTCTGTAAGCCAGGAGCCAGCCTTCGAGAAAGAGCTGGAGGCAGCTATGAAAGGGTTGGTCCAGGAGCTTCGGAGGAGGATGAGCATGGTAGATAGTCAAGCTGTTGCCCAGAGTGTTCTGACTCTTTGTGGTTGTCACCTGCAAAGCTACATTCAGGCAAAGGAGGCCACTGTAGGAAAGCAAAGTGGTCCAGTGGAGCCATCCCAACTCTGGGAGGCTTACTGCCGGGCCACTGCCCCACATCCAGCTGTGCACAGCCCCAGGGCTGAAGTCAACTACACACGTGGCATTGTGAATCTGTTACTGCAGGAGCTAGTGCCCAAGCCCCACTTGGAGACTCGGACTGGACGTCACGTAGTGGTTGAACTAATTACTTGCAATGTTATCTTACCACTGATCAGCAGGCTGTCAGATCCTGACTGGATCCACCTTATAGTCGTAGGTATCCTTTCCAAGGCCAGAAGTCCAGCACAAGTGGTTAGGCCGCTCTGCCCACCCAGTGCCCTGGAACAGCCCTCAGTGCCCACATCTCTGCCACTGATTGCTGAGGTGGAACATCTGCAGGGAGGGAGATCCCCTTCCCCAGTAGCAGCCCCAGTGTACCTAAGCTGCAGTGAGCCAGAGGGGCCTTCAGGCCACTCCCCAGAGATTGAAGAAGGCCATGAAGCTGTAGAAGGAGATGTGGGTGGAAtatctgaagaaagaaaagtaggaaaCAATTCATCTCATTTCCTACAGCCAGATATTCGAGGCCCCTTGTTCTTATGTGAAGACTCAGAGCTGGAGTCTCCACTCTCtgaactgagcaaagaaaccatCATGCTCATGACTCCAGGCAACTTCCTCTCTGACAGGATTCAGGATGCCCTGTGTGCCCTCGAGGGTTCCCAGGCTCTGGAGCCCAAGGATGGTGAGGGATCTGAAGTCAATGAAGGAGCAGAAGCTGAAGAGGGGCCAAGGACAGAGACAGGCCTGCTGGTCTCCATGCTGCACTCCTGCCCAGAGATCCAGATTGACACAGTGGACAAGGAAGCAGAGGAAGGTGGCGGCACCTCTCTTGCAGCGTTGCTGGAGGAGCCGGAAAAGACCTGCCCCCCACGACCCTCATGCCTAGAGAAGGATCTCACCAGTGATGTGAGCACCCTCGACCCTAGTCTGCCACCGGTTCtgcttccctcctctccacctggGCCTCTTAGTTCATCCACCTTCAGCTTTGAGCCTCTGAGCAGTCCAGATGGCCCAATTGTCATACAGAACCTTCGAATCACTGGCACCATTACTGCCCGAGAGCACAGTGGCACTGGATTCCACCCATACACACTCTACACTGTGAAG TACGAGACAGCCCTCGATGGTGAGAACAGCAGTGGTCTGCAGCAGCTGGCCTACCACACCGTGAATCGCCGCTACCGCGAGTTCCTAAATCTGCAGACCCGTCTGGAGGAGAAGCCGGATCTGCGAAAGTTCATCAAAA atgTGAAGGGTCCTAAAAAGCTCTTCCCAGATCTTCCATTTGGAAACATGGATAGCGACAGAGTAGAAGCCCGTAAGAGTCTCCTGGAATCATTCTTAAAG caactctGTGCCATTCCTGAGATCGCTAACAGTGAGGAGGTACAGGAGTTCCTTGCTCTGAACACTGATGCTCGGATTGCCTTTGTCAAGAAACCATTCATGGTCTCTAGAATAGACAAG ATAGTGGTGAGTGCCATAGTGGACACCTTGAAGACAGCATTTCCTCGCTCTGAACCACAGAGCCCGACCGAGGACCTGAGTGAGGCTGAGACGGAAAGCAAGCCCCAGACAGAAGGCAAAAAGGGCAGCAA GTCCAGACTGAGGTTCTCATCCAGTAAAATTGCTCCCGCAGTAAATGCGACTGAAGCCCACGGTCAGGTTCTCTACTGTGTCCAAGAAGGCAATGCG GAGTCAGGGATCCTGTCCATGTCTGGGATGTTATCCTTCATTGAAAAACAGACAAAGTTACTGGAAATGGAGCCAGCAGACCTCGCAGAAAAAGATCCTGAACAAACGTCCAAAACATGTACAGACAGTTACTTGTCAGATGCAACCAGGCCAGCCCAAGATGTCCACAGCAGTGATCTAG GAACAGAAACAGAGTTAGCCGACACAGCCCTGGATCTGCTGTTCTTGCTGTTGATGGAACAGTGGAAATGGCTGTGCACTGAAAACATGCAGAAATTTCTGCGTCTTATCTTTGGGACCCTGGTTCAGAG